In Zea mays cultivar B73 chromosome 7, Zm-B73-REFERENCE-NAM-5.0, whole genome shotgun sequence, the following proteins share a genomic window:
- the LOC103632041 gene encoding mannosyl-oligosaccharide 1,2-alpha-mannosidase MNS1, producing MWETSMEGQLSLTKKTTPSNYYYICEKNGGSLSDKMDELACFAPDMLALGASGYGPEKSEQIMNMAKEDMSVGTSWNILRPETVESLMYLWRLTGNTTYQDWGWDIFQAFEKNFRVEFGYVGLRDVNTGEKDNMMQSFFLAETLKYLYLLFFPPSVISFEDWVFNTEAHPLRIAPVNGNKGIGTPVRPFGRKQGKPE from the exons ATGTGGGAGACATCAATGGAAGGTCAATTAAGTTTAACAAAGAAAACTACACcatctaattactactacatttgtGAAAAGAATGGTGGCTCATTGTCTGACAAG ATGGATGAACTTGCTTGCTTTGCCCCTGATATGCTGGCATTAGGAGCCTCTGGTTATGGGCCAGAAAAATCAGAGCAAATTATGAATATGGCAAAAGAG GACATGAGTGTGGGCACATCGTGGAACATCTTGAGACCGGAGACTGTTGAATCACTTATGTACCTATGGCGCTTGACGGGGAATACAACATACCAAGATTGGGGGTGGGACATATTCCAGGCATTTGAGAAGAACTTCCGTGTAGAATTTGGATATGTGGGACTGAGAGAT GTGAACACTGGTGAAAAAGATAACATGATgcagagcttcttcctggcagaGACGCTCAAGTATCTCTACCTACTTTTCTTTCCTCCATCAGTCATATCCTTTGAGGACTGGGTTTTCAATACTGAAGCTCACCCATTAAGAATTGCTCCAGTAAATGGTAACAAAGGCATTGGAACACCGGTCCGTCCATTCGGGAGAAAACAGGGAAAGCCTGAGTAA